The following proteins come from a genomic window of Dreissena polymorpha isolate Duluth1 chromosome 1, UMN_Dpol_1.0, whole genome shotgun sequence:
- the LOC127855794 gene encoding interleukin-17D-like, with product MLYFFMNNVSQYHNETESGGDIQKCPTAVSSGQAVPTNYRSTCPWYYTAAHDPTRFPTTIMQARSPCIYCIGSPINECVPVSQNTTVLQKSPSPSPDGSYIFYERQVTVTVGLTCAGPRLAENAATTQALTKTTTIAPAEDIPWAK from the coding sequence atgctttattttttcatgaacaaCGTCAGTCAATACCACAATGAAACAGAGTCAGGTGGAGATATACAAAAATGTCCGACGGCGGTTTCCAGCGGTCAAGCGGTTCCAACAAACTACCGGTCCACCTGTCCATGGTACTACACGGCCGCGCACGATCCCACCCGGTTCCCGACGACCATAATGCAGGCGCGATCCCCATGTATCTATTGCATCGGCTCCCCCATCAATGAGTGTGTACCCGTCTCTCAGAATACAACGGTCTTACAGAAATCCCCCTCCCCTTCACCTGACGGTAGCTACATTTTTTACGAACGCCAGGTTACCGTGACTGTGGGATTAACGTGCGCCGGGCCAAGATTAGCTGAAAATGCAGCAACCACACAAGCGCTCACCAAAACCACCACCATAGCGCCTGCAGAGGACATTCCATGGGCAAAGTAA